In Helianthus annuus cultivar XRQ/B chromosome 3, HanXRQr2.0-SUNRISE, whole genome shotgun sequence, a single window of DNA contains:
- the LOC110931396 gene encoding uncharacterized protein LOC110931396 yields MGDTTTTPQSPKATSQPLHPVYSVTNIQQKVRILDGVKVSYTSWVRLFQLHARGYRVIDHIDGTKLPADTDSSYASWLEIDSIVLQWIYGTLSDDLLARVLTGESTAHQAWVRIQNIFHNNKGAHIAALEHEFVNMTLKSQSSLEVYFQRLRELADQLNDLLDTPVSDKRLVLQMVRSLPSEYDTMGSIINQSLPPWEEACEILLNDQKRRAARDLLSGSPSIAAAAQTNTNPPPATVAPPARENSRDIRPRSTQARNRGRGRNSGQRNTNNYTGSPYYYRPSSNMHYPYWAPPPY; encoded by the coding sequence ATGGGTGACACCACCACAACACCTCAATCACCGAAAGCCACCTCTCAACCACTTCACCCGGTTTATTCCGTGACTAACATCCAACAGAAAGTTCGCATTCTGGATGGAGTCAAAGTCTCGTACACATCGTGGGTTCGCCTTTTTCAGTTACATGCTCGCGGTTATCGCGTTATAGACCACATTGACGGTACGAAGCTACCCGCTGACACTGATTCGTCATATGCCTCGTGGTTGGAGATCGATTCTATCGTTCTCCAATGGATTTACGGGACGCTCTCTGACGATCTTCTTGCCCGGGTTCTTACCGGCGAGTCCACTGCCCACCAGGCCTGGGTTCGTATTCAAAATATTTTCCACAATAATAAAGGGGCTCATATCGCTGCTCTAGAACACGAGTTCGTCAATATGACCCTTAAGTCCCAATCCTCTTTAGAAGTCTATTTCCAGCGCTTGAGGGAACTTGCGGATCAACTAAATGACTTGCTGGACACTCCTGTTAGCGACAAGCGACTAGTCCTTCAAATGGTTCGTAGCCTTCCATCCGAGTATGACACAATGGGGTCGATCATTAATCAATCCCTACCACCGTGGGAAGAAGCTTGTGAAATCCTTCTTAATGATCAGAAGCGTCGTGCTGCCCGAGATCTGCTGTCTGGCTCTCCATCCATTGCTGCTGCTGCTCAGACTAATACCAACCCTCCTCCTGCAACCGTTGCCCCACCTGCTCGTGAAAACTCTCGTGACATCCGTCCTCGGTCTACTCAGGCAAGAAACCGTGGCAGAGGTCGTAACTCAGGCCAAAGGAACACCAATAATTACACGGGCTCTCCTTACTACTATCGTCCCAGCAGCAATATGCATTACCCTTACTGGGCCCCACCTCCCTATTAG